The Streptomyces sp. NBC_00670 genome window below encodes:
- a CDS encoding glycoside hydrolase family 65 protein, translating to MITHTSYGVEPWCLRERGLHPDVLPQSESVFALSNGHVGWRGNLDEGEPHGLPGSYLNGVYESHPLPYAEAGYGYPESGQTVINVTNGKILRLLVDDEPFDVRYGRLRSHERVLDLRTGLLTRTCEWTSPAGTTVRIRSRRLVSFTQRAIAAVSFEVEAVDSRARIVVQSELVTNEQLPGHNGDPRAAVALESPLEAETHFAKGTRLRLVHRTRRSGLRVAAAADHRVTGPEETATECESTEDLARLTIASVLAPGESLRVDKLVSYGWSSTRSLPAVSDQVDAALAAAAIRGWQGLAEEQREYLDDFWARSDVEVDGDEQIQQAVRFALFHVLQAGARAEQRAIPAKGLTGSGYDGHAFWDTETFVLPLLTYTSPEAVAEALRWRQNTLPAARERAAQLGLRGAAFPWRTIAGEEGSAYWPAGTAAFHVNADIADAVVRYTAATGDKRFERDTGVELLVETARLWRSLGHHDHRGAFHIDGVTGPDEYSAVADDNTYTNLMARMNLTAAADAAERHPRQAAALGVDDEESAAWRDAAEAMHIPYNHELGVHEQHAGFTRYQRWDFAATRPDQFPLMLHFPYFDLYRKQVVKQADLVLAMYTCSAFFDAEHKARNFAYYEPLTVRDSSLSACTQAVIAAEAGHMSLAYDYLHEAALMDLHDLEHNTRDGLHIASLAGTWMVLVAGFGGMRHHGGTLQFAPRLPETFRRLAFTLELLGRRVRVSIERGVAAYTLLSGEPLVIHHHGEPLTVEMDKVSRRDIPPLKPTPPPAQPTHRHPNRATAPEGQGAS from the coding sequence GTGATCACGCACACCTCCTACGGCGTCGAGCCCTGGTGCCTGCGCGAACGCGGACTGCACCCGGACGTGCTCCCGCAGAGCGAGTCGGTGTTCGCGCTGTCCAACGGACACGTCGGCTGGCGCGGCAACCTCGACGAGGGCGAGCCGCACGGACTGCCCGGCTCCTACCTCAACGGCGTCTACGAGTCCCACCCGCTGCCGTACGCCGAGGCCGGCTACGGCTATCCCGAGTCCGGGCAGACCGTCATCAACGTCACCAACGGCAAAATACTGCGACTGCTGGTGGACGACGAGCCGTTCGACGTGCGCTACGGACGGCTGCGCTCCCACGAACGCGTCCTCGACCTGCGCACCGGCCTGCTCACCCGCACCTGCGAGTGGACCTCCCCGGCCGGCACCACCGTCCGCATCCGCTCCCGCCGTCTGGTGTCGTTCACCCAACGGGCCATCGCCGCGGTCTCCTTCGAGGTGGAGGCCGTCGACAGCCGCGCCCGGATCGTCGTGCAGTCGGAGCTGGTCACCAACGAGCAGCTGCCCGGCCACAACGGGGACCCGCGCGCCGCCGTCGCCCTGGAATCGCCGCTGGAGGCGGAGACCCACTTCGCCAAGGGCACCCGGCTGCGGCTCGTGCACCGCACCCGGCGCAGCGGACTCCGGGTCGCCGCCGCGGCCGACCACCGGGTCACCGGACCCGAGGAGACCGCGACCGAGTGCGAGTCCACCGAGGACCTCGCCCGGCTCACCATCGCCTCCGTGCTCGCGCCCGGCGAGAGTCTGCGCGTGGACAAGCTCGTGTCCTACGGCTGGTCCAGCACCCGGTCGCTGCCCGCCGTCAGCGACCAGGTCGACGCGGCGCTCGCCGCCGCCGCGATCCGCGGCTGGCAGGGCCTGGCCGAGGAACAGCGGGAGTACCTCGACGACTTCTGGGCCCGCTCGGACGTCGAGGTCGACGGCGACGAACAGATCCAGCAGGCCGTGCGGTTCGCCCTCTTCCACGTCCTCCAGGCCGGGGCACGGGCCGAGCAGCGGGCCATCCCGGCCAAGGGACTGACCGGCTCCGGCTACGACGGCCACGCCTTCTGGGACACCGAGACCTTCGTCCTGCCGCTGCTCACCTACACCTCGCCCGAGGCGGTCGCCGAGGCGCTGCGCTGGCGGCAGAACACCCTGCCCGCCGCGCGCGAGCGCGCCGCCCAACTCGGCCTGCGCGGGGCCGCGTTCCCCTGGCGCACCATCGCGGGCGAGGAGGGCTCGGCGTACTGGCCGGCCGGCACCGCCGCCTTCCACGTCAACGCCGACATCGCCGACGCCGTCGTCCGCTACACCGCCGCCACCGGCGACAAGCGGTTCGAACGCGACACCGGTGTCGAACTCCTCGTGGAGACCGCCCGGTTGTGGCGCTCGCTCGGCCACCACGACCACCGGGGCGCCTTCCACATCGACGGCGTCACCGGCCCCGACGAGTACAGCGCCGTCGCCGACGACAACACGTACACCAACCTCATGGCGCGGATGAACCTGACCGCCGCCGCCGACGCGGCCGAACGGCATCCGCGGCAGGCCGCCGCGCTCGGCGTCGACGACGAGGAGAGCGCCGCCTGGCGCGACGCCGCCGAGGCCATGCACATCCCGTACAACCACGAACTCGGCGTCCACGAGCAGCATGCCGGGTTCACCCGCTACCAGCGCTGGGACTTCGCGGCCACCCGCCCCGACCAGTTCCCGCTGATGCTGCACTTCCCCTACTTCGACCTGTACCGCAAACAGGTCGTCAAGCAGGCCGACCTGGTGCTCGCGATGTACACGTGCAGCGCGTTCTTCGACGCCGAGCACAAGGCGCGCAACTTCGCGTACTACGAGCCGCTCACCGTGCGCGACTCGTCCCTGTCCGCGTGTACGCAGGCGGTCATCGCGGCCGAGGCGGGCCACATGTCGCTCGCCTACGACTACCTCCACGAGGCCGCGCTGATGGACCTCCACGACCTGGAGCACAACACGCGAGACGGGCTGCACATCGCCTCGCTCGCCGGGACGTGGATGGTGCTCGTGGCGGGGTTCGGCGGGATGCGGCACCACGGGGGGACACTGCAGTTCGCGCCCCGGCTGCCGGAGACGTTCCGGCGGCTGGCGTTCACGTTGGAGCTGCTGGGGCGGAGGGTGCGGGTGTCGATCGAGCGGGGGGTGGCGGCGTACACGCTGCTCAGCGGCGAGCCGCTGGTCATCCACCATCACGGCGAACCGCTGACGGTGGAAATGGACAAGGTCAGCCGCCGCGACATCCCTCCACTGAAGCCGACCCCGCCCCCGGCCCAGCCGACCCACCGCCACCCCAACCGGGCGACGGCTCCGGAGGGCCAGGGCGCGTCATAA
- a CDS encoding sodium/solute symporter, with protein MTEFDGSAQSWSLVAFCAVVTVTLLLCVMTGPDRDDLAEFYTGYRSLSPLRNGLAIAGDYISAATVLTIGGVIALCGYDGVVLALSMTLSLMLLMFLLAEPLRNTGRFTLGDALSRRMPGRSVRITTCAVTLIALLPMMLVQLASTGQLLAYILGFTGSAMKTGCVVGVGALMISYAAIGGMKGTALIQLLKMVMLLGSGAVVAVLVLRAFHWDPGALFTAAAGRSGAGQAYLRPGLQFAGGDHPRLDMVSTQLTIVLGGACLPHVTMRMYTASSARQVRRSMSWAVASVALFAVVITVVGVGATALVGRQGLAAADPRGNTAYLLGSRAAFGAHLSRPETLLFTTVTTAIFLTLLASVAGMILACANSMAHDVFATRARRPAPQRETVVARVCALVVGVPAILLATLVQDRSLQPLATASFCVGASALAPALVYALFWRRCTRAGLLCALIGGTVAVLVLMPGTSLVSGSPTAAFPGLDFHWFPFTTTGVVSIPAGFVCGWLGTVLSGRSRKDRQRRLYDRVEPRILAGTAFPRPRAGAPPVSRGAS; from the coding sequence ATGACCGAGTTCGACGGCTCCGCCCAGTCCTGGTCCCTGGTCGCCTTCTGCGCCGTCGTCACCGTCACCCTGCTGCTGTGCGTGATGACCGGCCCCGACCGCGACGACCTCGCGGAGTTCTACACCGGCTACCGCTCACTGTCCCCGCTGCGCAACGGGCTCGCCATCGCCGGCGACTACATCTCCGCCGCCACCGTGCTCACCATCGGCGGGGTGATCGCGCTGTGCGGCTACGACGGTGTCGTCCTCGCGCTGAGCATGACGCTGTCGCTGATGCTGCTGATGTTCCTGCTGGCCGAACCGCTGCGGAACACCGGGCGGTTCACCCTGGGCGACGCGCTGTCCCGCCGTATGCCGGGCCGGTCGGTGCGGATCACCACCTGCGCGGTGACGCTGATCGCGCTGCTGCCGATGATGCTGGTGCAGCTCGCCAGTACCGGCCAGCTCCTCGCGTACATCCTGGGGTTCACCGGGAGCGCGATGAAGACCGGGTGCGTCGTCGGGGTGGGCGCGCTGATGATCAGCTATGCGGCGATCGGCGGCATGAAGGGCACCGCCCTCATCCAGCTGCTGAAGATGGTGATGCTGCTCGGCTCGGGCGCCGTCGTCGCCGTCCTCGTGCTGCGCGCCTTCCACTGGGACCCGGGGGCGCTGTTCACCGCCGCCGCGGGCCGCAGCGGGGCGGGGCAGGCGTATCTGCGGCCAGGGTTGCAGTTCGCCGGGGGCGACCATCCCAGGCTGGACATGGTCAGCACCCAGCTGACCATCGTGCTGGGCGGGGCGTGTCTGCCGCATGTGACCATGCGGATGTACACCGCGAGCAGCGCCCGGCAGGTGCGGCGGTCCATGTCGTGGGCGGTGGCCTCGGTCGCGCTCTTCGCCGTCGTGATCACCGTGGTGGGCGTGGGGGCCACCGCGTTGGTCGGCCGGCAGGGGCTCGCCGCGGCCGATCCGCGCGGCAACACGGCGTATCTGCTGGGCTCGCGGGCCGCGTTCGGGGCGCATCTGTCGCGTCCGGAGACGCTGCTGTTCACCACCGTCACGACGGCGATCTTCCTGACGCTGCTCGCCTCGGTGGCCGGCATGATCCTCGCCTGCGCCAACTCCATGGCCCACGACGTGTTCGCCACGCGGGCGCGGCGGCCGGCTCCGCAGCGGGAGACGGTGGTCGCGCGGGTGTGCGCGCTGGTGGTGGGCGTGCCGGCGATCCTGCTCGCCACGCTGGTGCAGGACCGCAGTCTGCAGCCGCTGGCGACGGCGTCCTTCTGCGTGGGCGCGTCCGCGCTCGCGCCGGCGCTGGTGTACGCGTTGTTCTGGCGGCGGTGTACGCGGGCGGGGCTGCTGTGCGCGTTGATCGGGGGGACGGTGGCGGTGCTGGTGCTGATGCCGGGGACGAGTCTGGTGTCCGGGTCGCCGACGGCGGCGTTCCCGGGGCTGGACTTCCACTGGTTCCCGTTCACGACGACGGGGGTGGTGTCGATTCCGGCGGGGTTCGTGTGCGGGTGGCTGGGGACGGTGCTGTCGGGGCGGTCCCGGAAGGACCGCCAACGGCGCCTCTACGACAGGGTCGAGCCGCGGATTCTGGCCGGCACGGCCTTTCCTCGCCCCCGCGCGGGGGCTCCGCCGGTTTCGAGGGGCGCCTCATAG
- a CDS encoding DUF485 domain-containing protein: MSHDPSAPSSSPHPSYPVPPPHIPSWSAAALPHPWPLDEDPEEEPPESAPHGHVADTDRDLPTRPLRRALPSPARGHHGDLRLLRRAYRRQRRVATLAALGYFVVFLLLSAYEPSVMTRPVTGGLSTGLLLGLVQVPVTWLAILLYEGTAHRYVDPLAARVRRHTPPDPLAGAPEGSAAVRGPGR; this comes from the coding sequence ATGTCCCACGACCCGTCCGCGCCGTCGTCCTCGCCGCACCCCTCGTATCCGGTCCCGCCGCCGCACATCCCGAGCTGGTCGGCCGCCGCCCTCCCCCACCCCTGGCCGCTGGACGAGGACCCGGAGGAGGAACCCCCGGAGAGCGCACCGCACGGGCATGTGGCCGACACCGACCGGGACTTACCGACCCGCCCCTTACGCCGGGCGTTACCGTCCCCGGCGCGCGGGCACCACGGCGACCTCCGGCTGTTGCGCCGCGCCTACCGCAGGCAGCGCCGGGTCGCCACCCTCGCCGCCCTCGGCTACTTCGTCGTCTTCCTCCTCCTCTCCGCGTACGAGCCGTCCGTGATGACCCGCCCCGTCACCGGGGGTCTGTCCACGGGGCTGCTGCTCGGCCTGGTCCAGGTCCCGGTCACCTGGCTCGCGATCCTGCTGTACGAGGGCACGGCCCACCGCTACGTCGACCCGCTCGCCGCCCGCGTACGGCGCCACACCCCGCCCGACCCCCTGGCCGGGGCCCCCGAGGGATCCGCCGCCGTCCGGGGGCCGGGACGATGA
- a CDS encoding sigma-70 family RNA polymerase sigma factor, translated as MTDTRAPHRSPLTAPRPDAPAPSPERSAEEDLVHRMAECPDGPERDRLRESAIVAFLPMARRIARRYGSPAESREDLYQVACLGLVKAVDRFDPGRGHAFLSYAVPTIDGELKRYLRDHTWELHVPRRVQERHRRVRRAQEELRRSGYAQGGTVGDIRRLTGMDEDDIRQALRADQSRNPLSIDERRGPDRGASLAETIGGEDPALDLVTDLVALRALIPRLPDRERDVLKLYFLNSLTQRQVADRIGVSQMHVSRLLSRTCAYLRQNLLAC; from the coding sequence ATGACCGACACCCGAGCCCCCCACCGCTCGCCACTCACCGCTCCCCGCCCGGACGCCCCGGCCCCCTCGCCGGAGCGCTCCGCGGAGGAGGACCTCGTGCACCGGATGGCCGAATGTCCCGACGGTCCGGAGCGCGACCGGCTGCGCGAGTCGGCGATCGTCGCCTTCCTGCCCATGGCCCGCCGGATCGCCCGGCGCTACGGCAGCCCGGCCGAGAGCCGCGAGGACCTCTACCAGGTGGCGTGCCTCGGCCTGGTCAAGGCGGTCGACCGCTTCGACCCCGGCCGCGGCCACGCCTTCCTGTCGTACGCCGTGCCGACCATCGACGGCGAACTCAAGCGCTATCTCCGGGACCACACCTGGGAGTTGCACGTCCCCCGCCGGGTGCAGGAGCGGCACCGCAGGGTCCGGCGCGCACAGGAGGAGCTGCGCCGCTCGGGGTACGCGCAGGGCGGCACCGTCGGGGACATCCGGCGGCTCACCGGGATGGACGAGGACGACATACGCCAGGCCCTGCGCGCCGACCAGTCGCGCAACCCGCTCTCCATCGACGAGCGGCGCGGCCCGGACCGCGGCGCCTCGCTGGCCGAGACGATCGGCGGGGAGGACCCGGCGCTCGACCTCGTCACCGATCTGGTGGCCCTGCGCGCCCTCATTCCCCGGCTTCCGGACCGTGAGCGGGACGTGCTGAAGCTGTACTTCCTCAACTCCCTGACGCAGCGTCAGGTCGCGGACCGCATCGGGGTCTCGCAGATGCATGTGTCCCGGCTGCTGAGCCGGACCTGTGCCTATCTCCGACAGAATCTGCTGGCGTGCTGA
- a CDS encoding polysaccharide deacetylase family protein has product MSRTSAPVSARRAACPPEHARRALAAVPLAVTAAAAVHIVPAATWLPGLRRRRFPRLAGIGDPSHVALTFDDGPDPASTPLFLDALDELLVRATFFVLGESVVRHPELVRETARRGHELAVHGWTHDRPWLPAPVRDAREVARAAEAVADVTGRRPLWYRPPYGILTSGRWAAARRAGLRPVLWSAWGRDWTADATPDSVRGTVEADLRGGGTVLLHDSDRTAAPDCWKATLAALPDLVTDCRRAGLTVGPLGDHGLGQGVTGSTGFTGVTQHHRSVTFA; this is encoded by the coding sequence ATGAGCCGCACGTCCGCCCCCGTTTCCGCCCGGCGCGCGGCATGCCCGCCGGAGCACGCCCGGCGCGCCCTGGCCGCCGTCCCCCTCGCGGTCACCGCCGCGGCCGCCGTCCACATCGTCCCGGCCGCCACCTGGCTGCCGGGGCTGCGGCGCCGCCGCTTCCCCCGGCTCGCGGGGATCGGAGACCCCTCTCACGTCGCCCTCACCTTCGACGACGGTCCCGACCCGGCCTCCACCCCGCTCTTCCTCGACGCCCTGGACGAACTGCTGGTGCGCGCCACGTTCTTCGTCCTGGGCGAGAGCGTCGTACGCCATCCCGAGCTGGTCCGCGAGACGGCCCGCCGGGGGCACGAGCTGGCCGTGCACGGCTGGACGCACGACCGGCCCTGGCTGCCCGCCCCCGTCCGGGACGCGCGCGAGGTGGCGCGGGCGGCCGAGGCGGTGGCCGACGTCACCGGCAGGCGACCGCTCTGGTACCGGCCGCCGTACGGGATCCTCACCTCCGGGCGCTGGGCGGCGGCCCGGCGGGCGGGGCTGCGGCCGGTGCTGTGGTCGGCGTGGGGCAGGGACTGGACGGCGGACGCCACTCCCGACTCGGTGCGCGGGACGGTCGAGGCCGATCTGCGTGGCGGCGGCACGGTGCTGCTGCACGACAGCGACCGGACGGCCGCCCCGGACTGCTGGAAGGCGACCCTCGCCGCCCTTCCCGACCTGGTCACCGACTGCCGGCGCGCGGGCCTGACGGTGGGCCCGCTCGGGGACCACGGCCTCGGTCAAGGCGTCACAGGGTCCACAGGGTTCACAGGAGTCACACAACATCACCGTTCCGTAACCTTTGCATAG
- a CDS encoding DMT family transporter → MNALTVVLALLAALANATASVLQRRAATDEEDSGGGVRHAAHWMAHVLRRPFWLAGSALLAVSTVLQAAALTVGSLSLVQPLLAAELLFTLAVGSVVFHHTPDRRTWLAFVALALGLALFLGSAAPTEGRSSATPGRWLLAGVAAFAAVVALIVVSRLVRGSARAALLALASAVSFATTAALMKEVTGRIGDVGAGIFATWPLYALAVAGLTAFVLLQGAFRAGSLTASQPALTLGDALTSVALGWALFDERIGLGLRLFPEIIGIALIGAGTVGLAHATSQTESWDAQQPQHTTTERH, encoded by the coding sequence GTGAACGCGCTCACCGTCGTCCTGGCCCTGCTCGCGGCCCTCGCCAACGCCACGGCCTCGGTGCTGCAGCGGCGCGCGGCGACCGACGAAGAGGATTCCGGCGGCGGCGTACGGCATGCCGCGCACTGGATGGCGCATGTCCTGCGCCGCCCGTTCTGGCTGGCCGGCTCCGCGCTGCTGGCGGTCTCGACCGTGCTCCAGGCCGCCGCGCTCACCGTGGGCAGCCTCTCCCTCGTCCAGCCCCTGCTCGCCGCCGAACTGCTGTTCACCCTGGCTGTCGGCAGCGTCGTCTTCCACCACACGCCGGACCGGCGCACCTGGCTCGCCTTCGTGGCCCTCGCCCTCGGCCTGGCCCTGTTCCTCGGTTCGGCGGCGCCGACCGAGGGACGCTCCAGCGCCACCCCGGGCCGCTGGCTGCTTGCCGGGGTGGCCGCGTTCGCGGCCGTCGTCGCCCTCATCGTCGTCTCCCGGCTGGTCAGGGGCTCCGCCCGGGCCGCGCTGCTCGCGCTGGCCTCGGCCGTCTCCTTCGCGACCACCGCCGCGCTGATGAAGGAGGTCACCGGGCGGATCGGCGACGTGGGGGCCGGGATCTTCGCGACCTGGCCGCTGTACGCGCTGGCGGTGGCCGGGCTGACCGCGTTCGTCCTGCTCCAGGGCGCCTTCCGGGCCGGCAGTCTGACGGCATCCCAGCCCGCGCTGACCCTCGGCGACGCGCTGACCAGCGTGGCGCTGGGCTGGGCGCTGTTCGACGAGCGCATCGGGCTCGGGCTGCGCCTCTTCCCCGAGATCATCGGCATCGCGCTCATCGGCGCGGGCACCGTCGGACTGGCGCACGCGACCTCGCAAACCGAGTCCTGGGACGCGCAACAACCGCAGCACACCACGACAGAGAGGCACTGA
- a CDS encoding SDR family NAD(P)-dependent oxidoreductase, whose product MAHAFSRAPSYARDTSSPVAEVPTGVPGAEPRMVRRPADGERVCPGTALVTGASSGIGAAVAQRLAADGWHLVLNGRDPQRLAQVADATSAAVFPADLSRPGAGHRLADFALDAAGGRVDLLVAGAGIGWAGDFVTMPPGSIDKLFDVDVLPAMHLVRRLLPGMVEAGSGRVVLVGSVAGVLAVRQEAVYSAAKAALAAFADALRYELYGTGVGVSHVVPAVVDTPFFERRGMPYVRSHPRPVSAEKVADAVSAAVTRGRDEIYVPGWLRLPARIRGTAPAVYRRLAARFG is encoded by the coding sequence ATGGCTCACGCCTTCTCCCGCGCCCCCTCGTACGCACGTGACACCTCCTCCCCCGTTGCCGAGGTGCCGACGGGTGTGCCGGGTGCGGAGCCCCGGATGGTGCGGCGGCCGGCCGACGGAGAGCGGGTCTGCCCGGGAACGGCCCTGGTGACGGGCGCATCCTCCGGCATCGGCGCCGCCGTCGCACAGCGCCTGGCCGCCGACGGCTGGCACCTCGTGCTGAACGGCCGCGACCCCCAACGGCTCGCCCAGGTGGCCGACGCCACCTCGGCCGCCGTCTTCCCCGCCGACCTCTCCCGCCCCGGCGCCGGACACCGGCTCGCCGACTTCGCGCTGGACGCGGCGGGCGGCCGGGTGGACCTGCTGGTCGCCGGGGCGGGCATCGGCTGGGCGGGTGACTTCGTCACCATGCCCCCGGGCTCCATCGACAAGCTGTTCGACGTGGACGTACTGCCCGCGATGCACCTGGTGCGGCGACTGCTGCCGGGCATGGTGGAGGCCGGCTCGGGGCGCGTGGTGCTTGTCGGGTCGGTGGCCGGGGTGCTGGCCGTGCGTCAGGAGGCCGTGTACTCCGCCGCCAAGGCCGCGCTCGCCGCGTTCGCGGACGCGCTGCGCTACGAGTTGTACGGCACCGGCGTCGGCGTCAGCCATGTGGTACCCGCCGTGGTGGACACGCCGTTCTTCGAACGGCGGGGAATGCCGTACGTACGGTCGCACCCGCGGCCGGTGTCGGCGGAGAAGGTGGCCGACGCGGTCAGCGCGGCGGTGACACGGGGCCGGGACGAGATCTACGTACCCGGCTGGCTGCGGCTGCCGGCCCGTATCCGGGGCACCGCCCCCGCCGTCTACCGGCGGCTCGCCGCCCGCTTCGGGTGA